In Rhinolophus ferrumequinum isolate MPI-CBG mRhiFer1 chromosome 16, mRhiFer1_v1.p, whole genome shotgun sequence, the sequence TGTGAACGTCAGTGGTGCTTTTGAACTTGATaacagcaccttttcatgtatgtCGGAATCTGGTAAAATCGTTCACTTTGGCATATTGTCAGTGTCTGTCCAACGGCTCTTAGTAATTGAAAGTCACAGCTGAGCCCCTCCTGCTGCGTCCTGCCCGGGGGACAGACCGCAGCCAGACTCAAAAAAGGAAGGGCGTCTGTAAAGCTTTACTGTGAAAAATTCCAGTTAGCTCTTTTCCTTGGGGATTTATGTCCCTCCCTCACCATGTACCTCTAATAAATCAGACATCAAATGCAACATGAAATAATTCTTGACTCATCCTCATCAGTCAGTTTCTTACCACGGTTTGCACCATGTGTGGCCTCTGAAGTCGTAAACTCTTCACAGCTTGGAACACGTCTAAAAGCCCCTCTGCTTTGACTCGTTCCAGAATGTTGCTGAGTGCTATGAAGGTACCTGTCCGGCCTGCTCCAgcgctgtggagaaaagggggcTTAGAGAAGCAACTGGCCGGTGGGGATGGAATCCGGCGCCTGCACCAACTCTGGCACATTGCCCTGAAGCACCATGCTGGTGGTCGCAGCTGGGATTCTTAACCATCATTTACACGTTTACACATAGCTTAGCTTTTGACCAAGAGGCAGCAACATAAAGCTCCTAGAAACACTCGCCAGTCACCACAGACAGGTATCTCCTGAGTGGGATCAGGACCCACTGTAACCATTTTCCATCTTCCTGGTGTACCCCGGTTCTCAGAGCGCGGCCCCAGACTAGCAGCATCACCATTGCCTGGggacctgttagaaatgcaaacccTCCCGGTTGAGGTCTAAGGAGAGGCAAGGAGGTTGACTCCAAGGCCGCTGCCCCTGCAGACCCCGTCCCCGCGTCTCCCCTGCGGACCTCTTCATCTGTGTATCTTTGGTGCCCAACTCCTTCTAAACTCAGGCTGGGTTTTTGGAGGCAGAACACAAAGGAACTCATTACTGGTTTGTTCTAAGTGACACCTACACAGGCACCAGGGACTGAAAAACCGAGGCGTCTGCTCCCCCTGCTGGCCAGGCCAGAAGTGCGCCCGGGCGACTCCCAGGCACGGAGCCCTCCCACTCACTCATTTCCTCAGGCCCAGGGCAGAGGTCGGGAGAGGAGGGGCTTCAGGCAGAGCCAGAACAATCTTTCAAAACGAACACAAGTACCTTGAAGTTCAGAAGTGGGTTTGTTCGAGCCAAGAAtggtgcttcatttttttttatgacttaaaAAGCACAAGGAAATGCGTGTTTGAATCACTTCCTAACTCCTCCCACCAAAATGCATTTTGCACGTATGATAAGATGACATTTATGCATTTATGTCAAGTTGCGTACGTATGTGTGTAAGAGGGACCTTCCGCTGCTGGGAGCAGCCATGCGGGCGGGTATGCGCGGGCCCGCCTGCAGGGGGCGCTCACCTGCAGTGCACGGTGATGGGGTGATTGCCTGTCTGCTGTTGCTGCTTCTGCACGGCCGCGATGAGGTCGATCATGCCTTTGCCCTCCGCCGGGGTCCCGACCTCCGGCCAGCCGTGGAAGTGGAACTGGCGCACCACGCGGGTCTGCTCCTCCTGGTGGGCCAGGGGCTGCGGGGGCGGGCCAGGGTGTCTCAGGGCTGCCGGGTCCCACCCAGTCCTTCCAGAAACCGGCCCCAGGGACTCCCGCCCTCCTGGAGACTCAGGACAAGGTTTGGAGCTCCCTGGGGCCCTCGGCTGTTGGTGAAGCCCCCACCTAGCTGGCCTGAAGGCCTGGTCAGGCTGTCTGGAAGCTGTGGTCACACCAAAGGAGAGGCTGGCAGTGCTTCCTTCTGGAGCTCCCACCAGACCCCCAGCAGCTTTACTTGAGAGAACAGGACCACCTCTTTCTTAAAAAGCCAGTACATCACCTGTCCCTTCAAAGCTCGAGATGAGCAGTTTTGAGTCTAGTGGCCTTGGGTCATTCTGCAACTGGAGGAGACGATATCTTTGGGAAAGCGGGGTTTCTGCTGTGCTGACCGAGCTCAGAACCAAGTCCCATGGACGAGTCACCTTACCCGTGACTGACCCGCAGAGTTCCCATGCTTtgccagggagcagagcccaggacCAGTGGGGACCAGGGACCCGGGGCATCTGAAAGCGCACCTGGCTGAGACCCTCTGTGGCTTCACCCATCCCCTTTGTGCCTCCTGCCCCAGCTACCCTCATTTCTCCTCAGTGGGGAGTGGGCGGAAGTGGCCTCTTGGCATTGGCCACTCTGCCCCCATGCGTGTCCGCCAGCAGGAGACAGGTGTGCCCTTGGAGGTCGGAATTTTACAGGAGGTCGGCCTCTTGATAACATGGCCCCCTGTTCACCACACTGATCACTGATGCTAACGTGGGGCTCGGGGAAGGGCCGGAGGGGCAGGATCTGGTGGGAGGACGAGCAGGACCCGAGGGGTGGCCGCGCGTGCTCTGTCCACAGTGTAAAGCGCTACGGCTGCAATACCTGATTGGAAGTGACCAGGAAGTCTCGTATACTGATGGCCTCAGACAGGGTATCGCTCTTTATTTCAATCGTTATGTCTCCATGAGTCACCGAGCCCTCCGTTGGCCAATACTGGTAGCATTTATCCTGGGgggataaaatgaaattttaagtattgtaataaataatttGCTGCCAGCAGTTGAAACTATATGACGCAGAAGTGCTCTCAAACCATTTAACGTATTTCATCTGACCAAGAAAATAACATGAATACAAATATGAATGCCCATTAATGACCAAgcgaacagaatagagagtccagaaacaggtGTTGtgtatatttggaaatttgaTACAGGACAGAAGTGACCTGACAGAAAGGAGAGATTATTCAATACATGGAGCTGGAAAAATGGGTtatgttgaaaaactgaaactggGCCCCTAGCTCACACCCTACCATGGCTGATACGAATGAAGACCTTATTCATGTTACAGTACGgttgaaccttgaaaacattatgctaagtggaagaacTCAATCTAAAAGACGTaccatactgtgtgattccatttatatgaaacgtccagaacaggcgAATCTATAGGGTCAGAAAGTAGTTCATGGTTGCAGGGGCTGgcgggagggaggaatggggagtgattgTTCTTGgtttgaggtttctttttgggatgatgaaaatgacCTGGAATTAGCAGTGCCGTTGCATacttctgtgaatatactaaagaCCACTGAATTGcatcatttaaaaagatgaactgcatggtatgtgaattatgtcttaATAAAGCAGACATCAAAGCAAAGAAATCAAAGCACAAACTCAGGGCCATGGTTACATCTTGAGGGAGCACCTACACAGATGTACGTTATTGACAGAAGTTTGGTTTTTCAGTTGGATGGAGGGCTCACGAGTACTTGTGacgttattaaataaatataacacgAGAAGGCCATGGGAAGGTCGCTGGGAAAAAAGAGGAACGTTTAACTCATCCAGTTCGACCAGGACAATATCAATGAGGTACACACATCAACGCCTCTGTTTACGTCTTGGGAAAAGTGAATCAATGTCATTTTCTTCAGTAGGTTGTGATCGAATTTGTATTTGTGGCAAACACAAAATGATGGGATCTGAAGGAGGTTCAATAAAATGTGGgctaagaataagaaagaaagggTGAAATGAAGCCTTTTGCATCCCAACCCGTCTCAGCTCAGTGCCCAGTGCTGACAGCAGGTGAGACATGGCCGTGAGCCGCTATGGCCGCATCAGGCCGGCTGGACCTCAGCGCGCCCACCACCCCCGGTGCCCGGCTGGGCCACGCCCTCACCTGCTCTCTCTCCTGAACCTCCGTCAGCATCACGATCGTGTGGCACTTCCACTCCCAGACCATTCTCCAGAAGTCCTCCACTGTGTGTGCCAGGGGCCCCTGTGTGGCGATGAAATAGTCCTTCTGCCGGTAGCCCTTCAAACGGGGAGCAGAGGTTAGAGGCTGACTTCCTCCCTAGCTCCACTATGTGACACGGGGAAGCTGAGGACAGCTGGGGCCTGACGAAGGAAAACGTTCCCCGGGCtgcgcacgtacacacacacccaccagaCGCCTACTTTGTCTGAAAGCTAGACACCTCACCTTGAGGTTACTTCCATGGGGATTATGAATCTCCACTCGCTTGCAGCCACCTGGGAACACACCTGGCAGCTTTGATTCTAACATGTCTCTATTACAGCTCAGTGAACAACGTGGTGCTGCAAAGAACCCTAGGCGTAGTCAGAGGAAgtgggtttaaatcccagttcCTCCACTCGGGCCCCCGTGACCTTTggcacagtttcctcatctgcaaacagCAATTCTAACACACTCAGCTGCAATATTCACTCCGGCCCATTCTTCAGCTAACTGAAGACAGCCTTCGGGCTGCACACTCTGAACACAAAGTCATATTGTCCTGCGGGAATGTGTTATAAACACCATGAGAGAGAAAGCGAATGGAAGCACCGATACGTAACTGGTACTAAACAGATGTAAAAGAAAAACCACTGGAcgttaaaagcagaaagaaaaaccagcaaaagaaaaacaggcaaattaCTTGGCAGTATGTCTCTCTCCTATTTCTAaagttcattattcttttttttttttttaagcaagtaaTTCTGCTAATGAAATGGTTTGGGTTTCTAGAGGCATATCGACCCTTTCTGATTGTGAAAGCAAGTGAATCAGGAGTCTATGATGAAGGACACAGCTGTCCTCACAAAGCACCACCCTGCCAGGCCCACTCACATCGATAAAGGAGGCGTTGATGTAGTCTGTGTATTCTTGCCCCCTTTTCATGGAAAGGATCACACGATTGAAGTCATCTGTAAAAAGCAGTATGGTCCTTTAGTTAGTGCAAATGCCATCCTGCCTGCAGACTTTCATTTGCTGCTGCTAACTTCCGAAACAGAAAACTTACTAATAAAATCACTAAGTGAGGTCAAACCCTTGGAAGGTTTACTCCCTCAAAGAGGTGAATTAACATGTCCCCGAGAAGTTGTGTGTTGTCAGGAAACCTCTGACAATAAtccagttgtcattttcatttgtcatgaATTGGAGTAAGTCTTACCAAAATGTAAGCGTTACAAATACTATATTTCAGGAGTAAAAGTTATGAGGCACCCAGGCTGGCAGCCCAGAGTAGCCGGCCAGGGAACATCCTGGCCACAAAGAGCCAGGGTCTGAGGCTGAGGAAGTCTTTGCACAGACAGTCTCCACACACTTTCTATGTACAGTGTGGTCTCCAAAGCAAGTCTCTGCATGTGCTGATGTCGGGCCTGTTAGTCCTCGGAGACGTCTGGAGTGAGGCACTCCATCTCCTCCTCAGGGCGGGCCTCCCCTCCATGGTTCTTCTGATCACAGGGACTCcattcctttgtctttctttccctctgggtGAGTCCCCCAAGCCCCCAATTCTCATTGCAGGCAGGcaccccctcctcccaggcccgAGACCTGGCAGGCCTGCTCAGTTCTTGCCTACCCCAAGGCCTTTCCCTGGAAGGTCCCAGCTAAGTTCCTTCAGGTCCTGCTGCCTGGCCTGGGCCGCAACCACACCTCTGTATGAGGGGGTACCCAGGCGTGGGGGAGGACTGAATGACATTTGGAATCCGAAGGCCCGAGTCATGCCTGAAGCaactctccccactcccaggaaGTCCCCCCTCTCCACCTCTGAGTCTGTCACAAGCTGCCCGCCTGACACACACGGGACAGTCTGGGTCACTCATTGCTTCATAGATGGGCGTTCTCTGCAGTGCTTGGCAGAGCCCCCAGGAGCCCTGAGCCCAGAGGGTGCCCTGCTGGTTCACAGAGGTGGGAGGTCCGTGAACAATCAGGGACCCCGCCCGCCCCGCGGGGCCGCCTTACACGGGATGATCTGAATGACCCTGGCCTTCTTCATGTTCGCCGGCAAGTTGCCCGTCCTCATGTTCTCCTTCATGATCCGGACATTCGTCAGTTTCTGCAGCCAAGGACACAGCCAGCAGTGAGAGCGCTGACGCGCCCGAGCAAATCCCTCAGACTCCTCCCGCTACTGCCCGATAAAGACAGCATCTGCCGCCCTCTCCAGACAGTTTCTGGATCTtgggaaataaaatgtatgcagGACACATCCCCCCGGGGCTGCAGCTGAGCTCTGAAAGCCCCGGTTATTCCTCCCTCACGAGTCAAGGAAGGGACAGCTGCCCTGCTTTCTCTGGGTCAGTGACGAGGGGAGGCGATGGAAAGCAGCCCCATTCCCAGGTCGCCCGTCTTCCTTTAAAGGCAGTGGACACTCACCCTGAACTCCCTCTCCAGCCCGATCTTGTCCAGGTGGGCGGTGGTGCTCTGCAGCGTCTGCAGGTGCTTTTCCAGGGAGCACACGTCCAGCTCGGTGTCCCCGTAGAGGTAGAACTCCAGTAAGGCTTGATAAATGAATGTGTACTGCATCTGTGGAGCACAGGGGCCCCCACACCCTCCGGTGAGTCCTGCAGCTTCTGGCCGCTCAGGGCTCAGCACctcccaggtggtgctggtggggggcgggggctccTCCTCTTTTTGTTTGGGGGCAAAATTCAGATTCATGGCCATTTACAGTGACCGTACATGGCGTTGAGTAAAGATCACAGAACAGCTGGCATCAGGGAGGACGTTCTTCCCCAGGCACCGTCCTGCACACACCAGGACGAGGGTGGGGACCAGGGGCGGCGTTACTCACATCTGTCTGAACCATCTGAGGACGCTGACCGCGGATTCTCGACACGAACTCGAAGACGTCCACCTTCTGCTCCGCGTGCATCATGTCCATCATGGCATCGATGACGATGAAGGTGCCCGTCCGGCCCACGCCCGCACTGCAGGGACAGAGAAAGATGCCACGGCGTGAGTCACATTCCCCCAAAGCAAAAGATATGCCTGCTCACGAGGACAGAGGGACACGCCCACCCTTAACTGGGAGACTGACACCTCATCACTTGAAGCAACCTTTGAAATGTTTTGGGGGGGTTAATAAAGAGCAAATGTATGGTGAGGCCACCAGAGGGTGCTGCAATCTTAGCAACATGATCAAGTTGTTCCTTTCACTAGTAGAAACTTTGTTAAAGCCATATCAAAACGAGGTACTCATAAGTGCaacatgaaacaaaaagtaacaaatgaactactaaaacaaacaaaaacaaactcatagatacagataacagaatggtggctaccagagggcaggggggtgggggaggatgacgtccgtaaagggagtcaaatacagtgacagaaggaaactagacttcgGGTGGGAGCAGGCAATAGAGTACACAGACGTCGGATTATAATCTTGTGCACCTGAGAATTACAtgctattaaccaatgtcaccccaataaattcaatttagaGAAGGAGTTGCAGTGAGCCTTGTACGGAAGGTTGTACGGATGTTTCCTCTATTACCAAATGTTGCCTTCTTATTAGCCCTTGtgtaattggatttttaaaaatctgtcacaCTAGATAATGGCTTTTCCAGGTTCTTCATAAGAAAAGAGGCCCCATAGGCTGGGTCTGCTGGCCCTTGAGTCAAGGTCATGCCAATGGGAGGTACCAGGCCACTCCCTCTGGCATCCTACCCTCACCCCGGGGCTGACACTGGCTGGTCGTTAGCTTAGGGTGTCTGCTGAGAGGTCTCCCTTGGGAAGCTGCCCTGAATTGATTCCTGGGTTTGGGTTTCCTTCCCTCCCAACATCgtccctgtccccttccctcccGCCCCAGACTCCCCCTCTTGATCTCGTCTGGATCTCCAGCAGGTGGTGCCCACTGTCCATATTTACCTCCCTGACACCCAGGACTCAGCAGGCACGCAGATGCGCTCAGCACACATTCCTTGAACGAGTAAAGCCCTAAAGGCCCAGCCTCTATGTGTGGGGTGGGCTAGAACTGCCCGTGGCTGAGCTGGGCTTCCTCCCTCAGCCCCGGCTGCAAGGACCTCTTGTAACAGTGGAAGGAACGTGACCTTTTAAACAAAAGGCTCACAATGTAATGAATGAGTGCCCCACTACAGCTCTTTCCATAGTCTCCCAAGTGGTGCTGGGACAGCTCCGCTCTCATGGGGAGAGCATGTGAAATACGGGAGGCCCTCTAAGGACTCTTAGTTCTTTACTAAGTAAGAGAAAATCCTCAGGCGCAGAGCCAGGTAAAGATGCTCTAACCACCAGGTGTGTGAAGGAGGCCAGAAAAGAACTGACTGGAAGCTTGTGAGGACCATGACGTGTTTACTGGGCCCCTCTGTTTTTGACCAAGGTTCACGTGAGAGGTGTAAGAGGAGGCCACTTGGCAGCCAGGAAAGGGACCCCATGAAAAGTCCAAGCTCAGGTGGTCTTTCCCTGCGGGCCTTTTGAAACCCATTTTTCCACAACCTAAGGAACAATCACAGCAGCAGCTGCCACTTACATGGGTGCAAAGCCACCCCAGATGCCCGACCCACACCCCTCCAAGGTTGTCCTTCCCATTACAGACAAGGAAGCGGagcctggggcggggggtggcaTGGCGGGCAGACCAGGTCTCCAGCACACCCTGCCTGCCTGGCTCTCTCCTGGCCGCACCCCAGCCCCTCTGAGCCTCATGCACTCTTCTAGAAAGACTTGCGGGGCTCTTTGTGGAAGCACAGTCTCCATCTCTGTTGCTGGGGATGGCCTGGGGGTCCCTGGAGGTGATGACGGAGAGGCCGAAGGGACCATGCTGAGCCCATGGCCACCAAAAACTCGTGCCTCTCGGCTTTTGTCTGTTTTAGATATTGTGGTTCCCCCTCACATGCCATTGAAAAAGGGCTCTAATACCGCAaaatgtgtggggtgggggtgctgcatGCATGTCCCTCCAGATATCATCCTGAGAGTCCCCAGGCGGCCACCTCATAGCTGTGGGCGTGTAGTCACATCACCCACCAGCCCCTCTGCTCACCCCGGTATCGGTCCACTAGTCATTGTCCCATGAGCGGCCGAGTCCTCCCACCACGGCTGGCCCTGAGGGCCCAGACGTACCTACAGTGGACCACTATGGGCCCGGCGTGGGTGGGGTTGAGCGTCTTCACTTTTTTCAGGAACTTGAGCATCCCGATGGGGGTGAAAGGCACTCCGAAGTCAGGCCAGCTGGTGAAGTGCAGCTGGGAGACGAGCCGCGGGGCTTTGCAGCCCTCAGGGAGCTGCTGTGGGGACACAGGTGTGAGAGGGGACAGcacctccccatcccccaacctctCCCTCGGGCTCCCCTGCCATCCAGGCCTTGGCAGCCGCGGGCATGCGCGTGGGGAGGGGCCCATCAGTAGTGGCAGGACATTCCGCGCAAGAGAGTCAGATGCCTGTGCTGGCTCTGGACACGCAGCACGGCTGCATGGGGGGGGTGGCAGCGGAGCGGGCCCTGGGACACCtgtcccaggccaggccaggcaggcCCCAGGCAGCCACACACGTCCCTAAAGCAGGCCCAGGACTCAGGGACCCCACTGGCAAGCAGGTGGTCTGTGCCTCTTTGCCTGTGGTCCTGTGCAATTACCAACAACTCACACTTTCACTCTCAAGGGTGTCTTAACTGTGGGGAAAAGATGATGCTACAGGCCCACCGGCAGGAGATACCCAGACCCGTCCTCAGATTTTGTTACCAGAGCCCATGAGTTTGGTCCTCTGCCCCAGACCACAGAAGGTTATGCagcacgcgcgtgtgtgtgtgtgagagtgtgtgtgtgtgactgtgtgagtgtgtgtgtgagtgtgagtgtgtgtgtgtgtgagtgtgtgtgtgtgactgtgagtgtgtgtgtgagtgtgagtgtgtgagtgtgtgtgtgtgtgtgtgagtgtgtgtgtgtgtgtgactgtgtgtgagcgtgtgtgtgtgtgagtgtgtgtgtgtgtgtgtgactgtgtgtgagcgtgtgtgtgtgtgtgagtgtgtgtgacagtgtgtgtgtgcgcgcacgcacgCGCGTcgggagagagggaggagccaAGCAGGGGACAGCCAGAATGACAAAGCTCATCTTCCCTTTTCTGCTGCGGTTTCCAGAAATCTCAGACTCGTGTGTTGTGACCTGATCACAACAGTCACTCCACCTTTGATTCCTGATAACATAACCTTCtgtttttgctatattttttctATCTCCTCAATCTCTATTTCATCTACCTCCTCTACAGGCGTCTTTATTGAAGACAGCCTTGAAACCTTTTGGGGGAGAAGTAACAGGAAATAGTAAGTGTGAAAAATAATGAGGAAGTTTCAGATCTCATTTTGAAACTGTTTCAGAAAAATTCTGCCTCATGATCCCGGTGTGTGAAATGGCAGTGTGCTGAGGGGGACGCCCCCCCGCCCCGTGCCCCCCGACTGACTCCCTGGGAGCCAGGAGCGGCCAGCGTGATCTGAGGACCGGTGCGCCGCCTCTGGTTCTCCTCGCAGACTCCGTCCTGTGCCGACGGAcgcccgccccccacccacctGGCACGGCCTCCGGCCTCAGCCCCCACCAGCAAGAGCCACTGCAGTGCTGCGGACGGGGgaccagggggtggggggcgcagaGCTCTGCATGTCAGCAAACGCAGCCGTGTATTCAGTCTGGACACTGCACTCTGCAGGGCGGCCTTTCCAGAAAGTCTGGCACTTCTGACACTTACCGACTGGATGCAGAACTTCCGGATGGTGTAGTCCACGAGGACCACACAGTCCTCCACGCACACCCGGATGTTCCCGTAGGTCCAGCAGCCCTGGTCCGGCCAGTACTGGTAGCACTTCTCCTACACGGAATAAGTGCACGGGAACAGGAGGTTGAGGGCCTTTCCATCACCTCACCGCCCCGGCCCTGCCAGCAACACAAGCCCCACACGCCAGGTGGCTGCCCTGCAGCTCTCAGAGGGGGACACTGAGGCCACACGACTGGTGAAGGGTTGCCCTGAGCCTATAACGGGGCCCTTTCTGAGTGCAACGCCCACGACATCTCACCTTAGACCTCTCCACCAGCTGACAGTCATCCAACCTAGACCGCCCCACAGCTGATTGAACCACGGTGCGTAGTCCACTCCCTGCAGAGCTGGGAACCTGACCAAAAGCAGCCCCCAGGCCGGGCGGGGCTCGCAACAAGCACCTAGGGCTGTGTGTTCTGCGAATACTTCCCAGGGGGTTCAGCAGCTGAGCTCACTGAGGACACACTTGGTTTGCATCCCTCCTGCCAGTCCACGGCTGAGGGCAATGAGTCTGTGGTCTGCTTCATGTTCCCCATTTTTGTCTAACGAGGACGGGCTCATTGCTCCAAAGGCCACTGTCTGCACCTTCCTCCCTCCGGACTACAAGTGGCCCCAACACGAGCTCCCAGAGGGTGGAGACAGGGCACCACCACGACAGGGCTAGGGGCGCCCGGCACCTGACCCATTCTCCTGACCATGGAGGACACGGACGCATGGTGACCACCAAGGAGGGAAAGTTCTGCTGAACAGAAGTCTCTACTCGTCAACTAGCCTTCGAAATATCGGGCAGTTTATCTTGGCGAAGGCCAGCAAGTGGCATAGCTGATGGGTCAAGTCACGAGAACTAATAATCTTACAAGACAAAAGGCGTCTTGGTGTTTCTGAGAGCCCAGCATTTGTGCTATGACACCCGTGGGCCAACTTTCCCACCCTACGTCCTGGCCTGGGGTGCCTCTGAAGTGGCCTGAGGCGGGGACAAGCACACAAAGCCCTGGTTTGGGGCAGGCCTGGCCTCCCGGGGCCCCTGGAGACCCTCCTGAGCTTCTGGCCTTACAGGGCTCAGCTCAGGTTGCTGAGGGCTGTTTCCAGGGCCCCGCAGGGCCGGCCGTGTGGATGCGTTCATGCCCTGGGCCCCCTCTACAGCgatgccctccctccctccacgtCAGATCATGACAGGACGGAGCAGCTGCATTTCACAATGTTCAGCCAGGATGCCAATGCCAAGGAGACCACAACAGAAGTACGTGAGGCATCAAGAAAAAGGAACTCTATTGAGAAATGATTTCATGTGAAATGGTGAAAATCAAAACGAGGAAGCAGGCCAGCTCTGagtcacagaaatggaaaaatccagtAGGAGGCTTCGGAGTAATACCAGAGAGAAAAATGTCACGTAACATAGCAACAGAATGGtggctgggggaggtgggggggttCTCTGGGTCTC encodes:
- the PTPRE gene encoding receptor-type tyrosine-protein phosphatase epsilon isoform X6 — encoded protein: MSSRNSFSRLTWFRKQRKAAVSADKKMPNGILEEQEQQRVMLLSRSPSGPKKYFPIPVGHLEEEIRVRSADDCKRFREEFNSLPSGHIQGTFEQANKEENREKNRYPNILPNDHSRVSLSPVDGTPCSDYINASYIDGYKEKNKFIAAQGPKHETVNDFWRMIWEQKSATIVMLTNLKERKEEKCYQYWPDQGCWTYGNIRVCVEDCVVLVDYTIRKFCIQSQLPEGCKAPRLVSQLHFTSWPDFGVPFTPIGMLKFLKKVKTLNPTHAGPIVVHCSAGVGRTGTFIVIDAMMDMMHAEQKVDVFEFVSRIRGQRPQMVQTDMQYTFIYQALLEFYLYGDTELDVCSLEKHLQTLQSTTAHLDKIGLEREFRKLTNVRIMKENMRTGNLPANMKKARVIQIIPYDFNRVILSMKRGQEYTDYINASFIDGYRQKDYFIATQGPLAHTVEDFWRMVWEWKCHTIVMLTEVQEREQDKCYQYWPTEGSVTHGDITIEIKSDTLSEAISIRDFLVTSNQPLAHQEEQTRVVRQFHFHGWPEVGTPAEGKGMIDLIAAVQKQQQQTGNHPITVHCSAGAGRTGTFIALSNILERVKAEGLLDVFQAVKSLRLQRPHMVQTVEQYEFCYKVVQDFIDIFSDYANFK
- the PTPRE gene encoding receptor-type tyrosine-protein phosphatase epsilon isoform X3 codes for the protein MEPFCPLLLASFSFLLAKALRVNQTSTADSNWTSTTSGPPDAGAPQPLLAWLLLPLLLSVLFLLLAAYFCRFRKQRKAAVSADKKMPNGILEEQEQQRVMLLSRSPSGPKKYFPIPVGHLEEEIRVRSADDCKRFREEFNSLPSGHIQGTFEQANKEENREKNRYPNILPNDHSRVSLSPVDGTPCSDYINASYIDGYKEKNKFIAAQGPKHETVNDFWRMIWEQKSATIVMLTNLKERKEEKCYQYWPDQGCWTYGNIRVCVEDCVVLVDYTIRKFCIQSQLPEGCKAPRLVSQLHFTSWPDFGVPFTPIGMLKFLKKVKTLNPTHAGPIVVHCSAGVGRTGTFIVIDAMMDMMHAEQKVDVFEFVSRIRGQRPQMVQTDMQYTFIYQALLEFYLYGDTELDVCSLEKHLQTLQSTTAHLDKIGLEREFRKLTNVRIMKENMRTGNLPANMKKARVIQIIPYDFNRVILSMKRGQEYTDYINASFIDGYRQKDYFIATQGPLAHTVEDFWRMVWEWKCHTIVMLTEVQEREQDKCYQYWPTEGSVTHGDITIEIKSDTLSEAISIRDFLVTSNQPLAHQEEQTRVVRQFHFHGWPEVGTPAEGKGMIDLIAAVQKQQQQTGNHPITVHCSAGAGRTGTFIALSNILERVKAEGLLDVFQAVKSLRLQRPHMVQTVEQYEFCYKVLPRCPAGRSYARGSAPDLAHCM